In Streptomyces asoensis, a single genomic region encodes these proteins:
- a CDS encoding ROK family transcriptional regulator has product MTARPENAHQARLLRLLRASGANSRAQLGDLVDLSRSKLAVEVDRLLETGLVVADGLAPSRGGRRSHNIRLSPTLRFLGVDIGATSIDVAVTNAELEVLGQLNQPMDVREGPVAVFEQVLSLAAKLKASGVAEGFDGAGIGVPGPVRFPEGVPVAPPIMPGWDGFPVREALSQELGCPVMVDNDVNLMAVGEQHAGVARSVRDFLCVKIGTGIGCGIVVGGEVYRGTTGSAGDIGHIPVEPGGRACACGNRGCLEAHFSGAALAADAEEAARSGRSAELADRLEKAGRLTAEDVSAAAAAGDRVALELIREGGTRLGQVIAGLVSFFNPGLVVIGGGVTGLGHTLLASVRTQVYRQSLPLATRNLPIVLGELGPTAGVIGAARLISDHIFSPA; this is encoded by the coding sequence ATGACTGCTCGACCTGAGAACGCGCACCAGGCGCGGCTGCTCCGTCTGCTGCGTGCCAGCGGCGCCAACTCCCGGGCCCAGCTGGGCGATCTGGTGGACCTGTCGCGTTCGAAGCTGGCTGTCGAGGTGGACCGGCTCCTGGAGACGGGGCTGGTCGTCGCGGACGGACTCGCCCCCTCGCGGGGCGGCCGGCGCTCGCACAACATCCGGCTGTCGCCGACGCTGCGTTTCCTCGGTGTCGACATCGGCGCCACGTCGATCGACGTCGCCGTGACGAACGCGGAGCTCGAGGTGCTGGGGCAGCTGAACCAGCCGATGGACGTCCGCGAGGGACCGGTCGCGGTCTTCGAGCAGGTGCTGTCGCTGGCCGCCAAACTCAAGGCGTCCGGTGTCGCGGAGGGTTTCGACGGCGCCGGGATCGGCGTCCCGGGGCCGGTCCGCTTCCCCGAGGGCGTACCGGTCGCGCCGCCGATCATGCCGGGCTGGGACGGCTTCCCGGTACGGGAGGCGCTCAGTCAGGAACTGGGCTGTCCGGTCATGGTCGACAACGACGTGAACCTGATGGCCGTGGGGGAGCAGCACGCGGGGGTGGCGCGTTCCGTACGTGACTTCCTGTGCGTCAAGATCGGCACCGGCATCGGCTGCGGGATCGTGGTCGGCGGTGAGGTCTACCGAGGGACCACCGGCAGCGCCGGCGACATCGGTCACATCCCGGTCGAACCGGGCGGCCGCGCGTGCGCGTGCGGCAACCGGGGTTGTCTGGAAGCGCACTTCAGCGGTGCGGCGCTGGCCGCCGACGCGGAGGAGGCTGCGCGCTCGGGCCGGTCGGCCGAGCTGGCCGACCGGCTGGAGAAGGCCGGGCGTCTGACGGCCGAGGACGTGTCCGCGGCCGCGGCGGCGGGGGACAGGGTGGCTCTGGAACTGATCAGGGAAGGCGGTACACGTCTGGGGCAGGTCATCGCCGGACTCGTCAGCTTCTTCAATCCGGGACTGGTGGTGATCGGCGGTGGAGTGACCGGGCTCGGGCACACGCTGCTGGCCAGTGTCCGCACCCAGGTCTACCGGCAGTCCCTGCCGCTGGCCACCCGCAACCTGCCGATCGTGCTGGGGGAGTTGGGGCCGACCGCCGGCGTCATCGGCGCGGCACGCCTCATCAGCGACCACATCTTCTCACCGGCCTGA
- a CDS encoding sugar ABC transporter ATP-binding protein: protein MAPQPPLLTMSGITKSFPGVRALDGVDLDVQAGEVHCLLGQNGAGKSTLIKVLAGAHQPDGGEITWRGETVTLGSPIAAMRLGIATIYQELDLIEGLSVAENVFLGHEPTAAGFVVRGSTARTATAELLKRLGHQEIDPARLVGDLSAAQQQIVSMARALSHEVRLIVMDEPSAALDPEEVDNLFRTVGDLTADGVAVIYISHRLEEIRRIGDRVTVLKEGRSVAGGLPAKSTPTHEVVSLMTGRNVEYVFPERPEAGFTEGREPVLKVEGLSRRGEFAPVDLELRPGEIVGLAGLVGSGRSEILETIYGARKPDGGRVLVDGAPLRPGSVRAAVAAGIGLAPEERKAQGLLMLESVSSNVSVSTLSRFARLGWLDRRAERAAAHQAVRELSLRPDNPDAAIRTLSGGNQQKAVLARWLLRGCKVLLLDEPTRGVDIGARAELYAVVRRLADEGLAVLLVSSEVPEVLGLADRVLVLREGDVVHTADARELDEHRVLDLVMEGSPTP, encoded by the coding sequence ATGGCACCACAACCACCCCTGCTCACCATGTCCGGCATCACCAAGTCGTTTCCCGGCGTGCGCGCCCTGGACGGTGTGGACCTCGACGTCCAGGCCGGCGAAGTCCACTGCCTGCTCGGCCAGAACGGCGCCGGCAAGTCCACCTTGATCAAAGTGCTCGCCGGAGCCCACCAGCCCGACGGCGGCGAGATCACCTGGCGGGGCGAGACCGTCACCCTCGGCTCACCGATCGCGGCCATGCGCCTCGGAATAGCCACCATCTACCAGGAACTCGACCTGATAGAGGGGCTGTCCGTCGCGGAGAACGTCTTCCTCGGACACGAACCCACGGCGGCCGGGTTCGTCGTACGCGGCTCCACCGCCCGGACGGCGACCGCGGAGTTGCTGAAGCGTCTCGGCCACCAGGAGATCGATCCCGCGCGGCTCGTCGGCGACCTGTCCGCGGCGCAGCAGCAGATCGTCTCGATGGCCCGCGCCCTGTCCCACGAGGTCCGGTTGATCGTGATGGACGAGCCGTCGGCGGCGCTCGACCCCGAGGAGGTGGACAACCTCTTCAGGACGGTGGGCGATCTGACGGCCGACGGTGTCGCCGTCATCTACATCTCCCACCGCCTCGAGGAGATCCGGCGCATCGGGGACCGGGTCACGGTCCTGAAGGAGGGCCGGTCGGTCGCCGGAGGTCTGCCCGCCAAGTCGACGCCCACCCATGAGGTCGTGTCCCTGATGACCGGGCGCAACGTGGAGTACGTCTTCCCCGAGCGCCCCGAGGCGGGGTTCACCGAGGGCCGGGAGCCCGTGCTCAAGGTGGAAGGGCTCAGCAGGCGAGGGGAGTTCGCGCCCGTCGACCTCGAACTGCGGCCCGGTGAGATCGTCGGCCTGGCCGGGCTCGTCGGGTCCGGGCGCAGCGAGATCCTGGAGACGATCTACGGGGCGCGCAAACCCGACGGCGGCCGTGTCCTCGTCGACGGCGCCCCCCTGCGTCCCGGGAGCGTCCGAGCCGCCGTCGCCGCCGGCATCGGTCTCGCGCCCGAGGAACGCAAGGCGCAGGGCCTGCTGATGCTGGAGTCCGTCAGCAGCAACGTCTCGGTCTCCACCCTCTCCCGGTTCGCCCGGCTGGGCTGGCTCGACCGGCGTGCGGAGCGGGCCGCGGCCCACCAGGCGGTCCGCGAGCTGTCCTTGCGGCCCGACAACCCCGACGCCGCCATCAGGACGCTGTCCGGCGGCAACCAGCAGAAGGCGGTCCTCGCCCGCTGGCTGCTGCGCGGCTGCAAGGTACTGCTGCTGGACGAGCCGACCAGGGGTGTCGACATCGGCGCCCGGGCGGAGCTCTACGCAGTCGTCCGCCGGCTGGCCGACGAAGGCCTGGCCGTACTCCTCGTGTCCAGTGAGGTGCCCGAGGTCCTGGGCCTCGCCGACCGGGTGCTGGTGCTCCGCGAAGGCGACGTCGTCCACACGGCGGACGCCCGGGAGCTCGACGAGCACCGCGTACTCGATCTCGTGATGGAAGGGAGCCCGACGCCATGA
- a CDS encoding ABC transporter permease yields MTQPATAAQNEAPTPAAKSAGEQESSRRAGLRWDVRTLSLLAVLAVLVAVGGITAPNEFLATSNLQLILTQASVIGVVTVGMTFVITSGGIDLSVGAIVALASVWATTVATQEFGFAGIAFTAVIVGVGCGLVNGLLIAYGRMVPFIATLAMLASARGLALQITDGSTQIVSVASVLDLGARDAYILGIPPLVLIFAAVTVVGWLVLNRTTFGRRTVAVGGNAEAARLAGIDVRRQRLYLYLLSGLCCGIAAFMLIVLAGSGQNTNGNLYELDAIAAAIIGGTLLSGGRGTIVGSVLGVLVFTTITNIFALNNLETAVQQIAKGAIIVAAVLVQRRSLHGDG; encoded by the coding sequence ATGACACAGCCGGCCACCGCGGCGCAGAACGAAGCGCCGACGCCCGCCGCCAAGTCCGCCGGGGAGCAGGAGAGTTCACGACGAGCCGGTCTGCGGTGGGACGTGCGCACGCTGTCCCTGCTCGCGGTCCTCGCCGTACTCGTCGCGGTCGGCGGCATCACCGCACCGAACGAGTTCCTGGCGACGAGCAACCTCCAGCTCATCCTCACCCAGGCGTCCGTGATCGGCGTCGTCACCGTCGGCATGACGTTCGTCATCACCAGCGGCGGGATCGACCTGTCGGTCGGCGCGATCGTGGCCCTGGCCTCGGTCTGGGCGACGACCGTGGCCACGCAGGAGTTCGGCTTCGCAGGCATCGCCTTCACCGCCGTGATCGTCGGCGTGGGCTGCGGTCTCGTGAACGGTCTGCTGATCGCCTACGGCAGGATGGTGCCGTTCATCGCGACGCTGGCCATGCTCGCCTCCGCCCGAGGGCTGGCCCTTCAGATCACCGACGGCAGCACCCAGATCGTGAGCGTCGCCTCCGTGCTCGACCTGGGCGCCAGGGACGCCTACATCCTCGGCATCCCGCCCCTCGTGCTGATCTTCGCCGCGGTCACCGTCGTCGGCTGGCTGGTGCTGAACCGCACCACCTTCGGCCGCCGTACCGTCGCGGTCGGCGGCAACGCGGAGGCGGCACGCCTGGCCGGCATCGACGTCCGCCGCCAGCGGCTGTACCTGTACCTGCTGTCCGGCCTGTGCTGCGGTATCGCCGCGTTCATGCTGATCGTGCTCGCCGGCTCGGGCCAGAACACCAACGGCAACCTCTACGAGTTGGACGCGATCGCCGCGGCGATCATCGGCGGCACCCTGCTCAGCGGCGGGCGCGGCACCATCGTCGGCTCCGTCCTCGGTGTCCTGGTCTTCACCACGATCACCAACATCTTCGCCCTGAACAACCTCGAGACCGCCGTCCAGCAGATCGCGAAGGGCGCCATCATCGTCGCCGCCGTCCTGGTCCAGCGCCGCTCACTGCACGGCGACGGCTGA
- a CDS encoding substrate-binding domain-containing protein, with product MARTPATSRRALLFGTAAVSAGALLTACTSNEPKNQEPAADSAPVADDKPGKAVTIGFAGPQADHGWLNAINDNAKSRAKKYSDVTLEITEGSNDTAQQIGQIQTLINKKVDVLVILPADGKALTQVGLQAMRAGIPVVNLDRVFASPQAYRCWIGGDNYGMGLNAGHYIGEQLKGKKNAKVVELAGLDNLELTQQRTKGFDDALKNYPNIRKVARQAADFTVESGQAKMAQLLQAQSSFDALWNHDDDQGVGALRAIDQAGRDDFLMVGGAGAKSAMDAIKAGNSVLKATVLYPPTMAASAIDLARALGQGKGVGGLAEFEIPSSLTLYSAVVTKDNVDQYLPTGFI from the coding sequence ATGGCAAGAACCCCCGCCACCAGCCGCAGAGCACTGCTGTTCGGCACCGCAGCCGTATCCGCGGGCGCGCTGCTGACGGCCTGTACCAGCAACGAGCCCAAGAACCAGGAACCGGCCGCGGACAGCGCCCCGGTCGCGGACGACAAGCCGGGCAAGGCCGTCACCATCGGCTTCGCAGGCCCGCAGGCCGACCACGGCTGGCTCAACGCCATCAACGACAACGCCAAGTCGCGGGCGAAGAAGTACTCCGACGTGACCCTGGAGATCACCGAGGGTTCGAACGACACGGCCCAGCAGATCGGCCAGATCCAGACGCTGATCAACAAGAAGGTCGACGTCCTCGTCATCCTGCCGGCCGACGGCAAGGCGCTCACGCAGGTCGGCCTTCAGGCCATGCGGGCCGGCATCCCCGTCGTCAACCTGGACCGCGTCTTCGCCTCCCCGCAGGCGTACCGCTGCTGGATCGGCGGCGACAACTACGGCATGGGCCTCAACGCCGGTCACTACATAGGCGAACAGCTCAAGGGCAAGAAGAACGCCAAGGTCGTCGAACTCGCCGGCCTCGACAACCTCGAACTGACCCAGCAGCGGACCAAGGGCTTCGACGACGCCCTGAAGAACTACCCGAACATCCGCAAGGTGGCCCGCCAGGCGGCCGACTTCACGGTCGAGTCCGGCCAGGCCAAGATGGCCCAGCTCCTTCAGGCCCAGTCGAGCTTCGACGCCCTGTGGAACCACGACGACGACCAGGGCGTGGGCGCGCTGCGCGCCATCGACCAGGCCGGACGCGACGACTTCCTGATGGTCGGCGGCGCGGGCGCCAAGTCCGCGATGGACGCCATCAAGGCCGGCAACAGCGTGCTCAAGGCGACCGTCCTGTACCCGCCGACGATGGCCGCCTCCGCCATCGACCTCGCCCGTGCGCTCGGTCAGGGCAAGGGCGTCGGCGGCCTCGCCGAGTTCGAGATCCCGTCGTCGCTGACGCTCTACTCGGCCGTGGTCACCAAGGACAACGTCGACCAGTACCTGCCGACCGGCTTCATCTGA
- a CDS encoding Gfo/Idh/MocA family protein, translating into MEQRDSRTAPPVLGVGMVGYAFMGAAHSQGWRTVGHAFDLPMRPVLAAIAGRDARGVRAAADKHGWAAAETDWRALIARDDVQLVDICTPGDSHAEIAIAALEAGKHVLCEKPLANSVAEAEAMVSAAEAARSRGQLAMVGFNYRRVPALAFARRLIADGRLGTLRHIRVTYLQDWLVDPDFPLTWRLQREHAGSGALGDLGAHIVDLAQYLTGDLLVGVSAQMETFVRERPRLDGASSGLTAAGGTRRGPVTVDDAAVFTGRLASGALASFEATRMASGRKNSLRLELNGEDGSLAFDLERLNELSFHDHREPAATAGFRRIVVTEPEHPYLEGWWPPGHALGYEHTFAHQARDLVEAIASGADPTPSFADGLQVQRVLAAVEESAQKNSVYTPVQAVQAEVR; encoded by the coding sequence ATGGAACAGAGGGACAGCCGGACCGCACCGCCGGTGCTCGGCGTGGGAATGGTCGGCTATGCGTTCATGGGCGCCGCCCACTCACAGGGGTGGCGCACCGTAGGGCACGCGTTCGACCTGCCGATGCGGCCCGTCCTGGCCGCGATCGCCGGCCGCGACGCGCGCGGGGTACGGGCCGCGGCCGACAAGCACGGCTGGGCCGCGGCGGAGACCGACTGGCGCGCCCTCATCGCCCGCGACGACGTGCAGCTCGTCGACATCTGCACACCGGGCGACAGCCATGCGGAGATCGCCATCGCGGCGCTGGAGGCGGGCAAGCACGTGCTGTGCGAGAAGCCGCTGGCCAATTCGGTCGCCGAAGCCGAGGCCATGGTCTCCGCGGCCGAAGCGGCCCGCTCACGCGGGCAGTTGGCCATGGTCGGCTTCAACTACCGTCGCGTCCCGGCCCTCGCCTTCGCCCGTCGGCTCATCGCGGACGGAAGGCTCGGCACCCTGCGCCACATCCGGGTCACCTACCTCCAGGACTGGCTGGTCGACCCCGACTTTCCGCTGACATGGCGTCTCCAGCGGGAGCACGCGGGCTCGGGGGCGCTCGGTGACCTCGGCGCCCACATCGTCGACCTCGCCCAGTACCTGACGGGCGACCTGCTGGTCGGCGTCTCCGCCCAGATGGAGACCTTCGTCAGGGAACGACCCCGCCTCGACGGCGCCTCCTCCGGCCTGACCGCTGCCGGCGGCACCCGGCGCGGTCCGGTCACGGTCGACGACGCGGCCGTCTTCACCGGCCGGCTCGCCTCGGGGGCGCTCGCCTCGTTCGAGGCGACCCGGATGGCGTCGGGGCGCAAGAACTCCCTGCGGCTGGAGCTCAACGGCGAGGACGGTTCGCTCGCCTTCGACCTCGAGCGGCTCAACGAGCTGTCCTTCCACGACCACCGGGAGCCCGCTGCCACGGCTGGGTTCCGCAGGATCGTCGTCACCGAGCCCGAGCACCCGTACCTGGAGGGCTGGTGGCCGCCGGGCCACGCGCTCGGCTACGAGCACACCTTCGCCCACCAGGCCCGTGACCTGGTCGAGGCCATCGCCTCCGGGGCCGACCCGACGCCGTCGTTCGCCGACGGTCTCCAGGTGCAGCGGGTGCTCGCCGCGGTGGAGGAGAGCGCCCAGAAGAACTCCGTCTACACCCCCGTCCAGGCCGTCCAGGCCGAAGTCCGGTAG
- a CDS encoding sugar phosphate isomerase/epimerase family protein, translating to MPRPFTLFTGQWADLPLEEVCRLAAEFGFDGLELACWGDHFEVDKALADPSYLAGRRALLEKYGLKCWAISNHLVGQAVCDNPIDERHQGILPARIWGDGEPEGVRRRAAAEIADTARAAAAFGVDTVVGFTGSSIWHLVAMFPPVPERMIERGYEDFAERWNPVLDVFDAEGVRFAHEVHPSEIAYDYWTTRRALEALDHRPAFGLNFDPSHFVWQDLDPVGFLYDFRDRIYHVDCKEARKRLDGRNGRLGSHLPWGDPRRGWDFVAAGHGDVPWEDVFRMLRSIDYRGPVSVEWEDAGMDRLQGAPEALAHLKRFDFDPPSASFDAAFGSGDD from the coding sequence ATGCCACGCCCGTTCACCCTGTTCACCGGTCAGTGGGCCGATCTGCCGCTGGAGGAGGTCTGCCGGCTGGCGGCCGAGTTCGGCTTCGACGGTCTCGAACTCGCCTGCTGGGGTGACCACTTCGAGGTCGACAAGGCCCTGGCCGACCCGTCCTACCTGGCCGGCCGGCGGGCACTGCTGGAGAAGTACGGCCTGAAGTGCTGGGCGATCTCCAACCACCTCGTCGGCCAGGCCGTCTGCGACAACCCGATCGACGAACGGCACCAGGGCATCCTGCCCGCCCGGATCTGGGGCGACGGCGAGCCGGAGGGCGTCCGGCGGCGGGCCGCCGCCGAGATCGCCGACACGGCGCGCGCCGCGGCCGCCTTCGGCGTGGACACGGTCGTCGGCTTCACCGGATCGTCCATCTGGCACCTGGTGGCGATGTTCCCGCCCGTGCCGGAGCGGATGATCGAGCGCGGCTACGAGGACTTCGCCGAGCGCTGGAACCCGGTCCTGGACGTCTTCGACGCCGAAGGGGTCCGCTTCGCCCACGAGGTCCATCCGAGCGAGATCGCCTACGACTACTGGACCACCCGACGCGCGCTGGAAGCGCTGGACCACCGGCCGGCCTTCGGCCTCAACTTCGACCCCAGCCACTTCGTCTGGCAGGACCTGGACCCGGTGGGTTTCCTCTACGACTTCCGGGACCGGATCTACCACGTGGACTGCAAGGAGGCCCGCAAGCGGCTGGACGGCCGCAACGGGCGGCTCGGCTCCCATCTGCCGTGGGGCGACCCGCGGCGCGGCTGGGACTTCGTCGCCGCCGGACACGGCGACGTGCCCTGGGAGGACGTCTTCCGCATGCTGCGCTCCATCGACTACCGGGGCCCGGTCTCCGTGGAATGGGAGGACGCCGGAATGGACCGCCTCCAAGGCGCGCCCGAGGCACTCGCCCATCTGAAGCGCTTCGACTTCGACCCGCCCTCGGCGTCCTTCGACGCCGCCTTCGGAAGCGGCGACGACTAG
- a CDS encoding sugar phosphate isomerase/epimerase family protein: MTAFNDEAVTGDALRRVLGVSRRSFLSTCTAATAAVLAPPVFGAAPALAQGSSEKAGSGKGRSALVPPDKRGIILYTVRDAVARDPLASDLPSGFREVFRQLSRFGYRQVEFAGFGQHANAPGGADLGTVQGAKLLRSWLDEYGLRAQGSHGFIPASWPLTASDLDTFKRYLEIANILGMKHMGTGADPTGTPYRADWDVAAQKWNTLGAIARREGIKLYTHNHDSAYDFLLDGGPLDAQGRPTRSSGIRKLEYFLKVTDRKNVYLELDVFWAHVAQYKFHTYTAHDGSQREKVFDPAALVVRNTDRFPLFHAKDGVVNLQSGLGYDMVPFGTGDIDYRRFFTRVGAKNYHNPMVEQDNAPSTTVAGQSLDFARIGYDNLAALRACD; this comes from the coding sequence GTGACCGCGTTCAACGACGAAGCCGTCACCGGCGACGCCCTGCGCCGCGTCCTCGGCGTCAGCCGCCGCAGCTTCCTCAGCACCTGCACGGCCGCCACCGCGGCGGTGCTCGCGCCTCCGGTCTTCGGCGCCGCGCCCGCCCTCGCCCAGGGCTCGTCCGAGAAGGCCGGCTCCGGCAAGGGTCGTTCCGCCCTGGTCCCGCCGGACAAGCGCGGCATCATCCTCTACACCGTCCGCGACGCGGTCGCCCGCGACCCGCTGGCCTCCGACCTGCCCTCCGGTTTCCGCGAGGTGTTCCGCCAGCTCTCGCGCTTCGGCTACCGCCAGGTGGAGTTCGCCGGCTTCGGCCAGCACGCCAACGCGCCCGGCGGCGCCGACCTGGGCACCGTCCAGGGCGCGAAGCTGCTGCGCTCCTGGCTCGACGAGTACGGACTGCGGGCCCAGGGCAGTCACGGGTTCATCCCGGCGTCCTGGCCGTTGACCGCGTCCGACCTGGACACCTTCAAGCGCTACCTGGAGATCGCCAACATCCTCGGCATGAAGCACATGGGCACCGGCGCCGACCCCACCGGCACGCCCTACCGGGCCGACTGGGACGTCGCGGCCCAGAAGTGGAACACCCTGGGCGCCATAGCCCGCCGCGAGGGCATCAAGCTCTACACGCACAACCACGACAGCGCCTACGACTTCCTGCTCGACGGCGGCCCGCTCGACGCCCAGGGGCGGCCGACCCGCAGCTCCGGCATCCGCAAGCTGGAGTACTTCCTGAAGGTGACGGACCGCAAGAACGTCTATCTGGAGCTGGACGTCTTCTGGGCCCACGTGGCCCAGTACAAGTTCCACACGTACACCGCCCACGACGGCTCGCAGCGGGAGAAGGTCTTCGACCCGGCAGCGCTCGTGGTCCGCAACACCGACCGCTTCCCGCTCTTCCACGCGAAGGACGGCGTCGTCAACCTCCAGAGCGGCCTGGGCTACGACATGGTGCCGTTCGGCACGGGCGACATCGACTACCGCAGGTTCTTCACCCGGGTGGGAGCGAAGAACTACCACAACCCCATGGTCGAGCAGGACAACGCACCGAGCACGACCGTCGCGGGCCAGTCCCTGGACTTCGCCCGGATCGGCTACGACAACCTCGCCGCCCTGCGCGCCTGCGACTGA
- a CDS encoding PQQ-dependent sugar dehydrogenase — protein sequence MRNRRIVTLVWAAALTAAAGLLPLSAARAAPSSDSVPPAPSAFQKVTLNDRPGEPMALAVLPDRRVLHTARTGEVRIHDPKSGVNFLAADMKKSPAGLYQHDEEGVQGIAIDPGFAKNHWVYLYYSPRLDTPMDDPATPGVNEGDAPQFGTPADFAKYKGVTRLSRLQLVGNKLDFATEQKIIDVPADRGICCHVGGKIDFDHKGNLFLSTGDDSNPFSSDGYAPLDDRPDRNPAYDARRTAGNTADLRGKVLRIKTKPHGGYAIPDGNLFAPGTPKTRPEIYAMGLRNPFRFGVDEKTGEVYVGDYSPDANQANPQRGPAGQGRWMVIDRPANYGWPFCVTQDMPYQDYDFATQTSTGAFDCAKPVNDSRHNTGRSVLPPVTDAEIVYGYGASEAFPELGTGGIGPMGGPAYRYDKRNTAENRWPRYFDGKPLFYEWTRDQMKAITLGKKNEVLKIEDAIPSITTDGPIDAEFGPDGALYVLEYGTGYFAELPEAQLSRIDFTRGNRTPEPKVAADVVNGTSPLTVRFSSTGTKDADGDALRYAWDFDADGTVDSREANPTHTFDKNGVNDATLKVTDSTGRSASASVPVVVGNKAPVVSLTTDPAPHGSTPFHWGDRVTWQVTVTDDQPVDCSKVTVSFILGHDSHGHPLSSSNGCSGSFETFVDGGHSGSDNLKAVFNATYTDSPPAGLPALSGSAEVALTPAD from the coding sequence GTGCGCAACAGACGGATCGTCACCCTCGTGTGGGCGGCTGCGTTGACCGCAGCCGCCGGGCTCCTGCCGCTCTCCGCAGCCCGAGCGGCACCGTCGTCGGATTCCGTACCGCCGGCCCCGTCGGCCTTCCAGAAGGTCACCCTCAACGACCGCCCGGGCGAACCCATGGCCCTGGCCGTCCTCCCCGACCGGCGGGTCCTGCACACGGCGCGCACGGGCGAGGTCCGCATCCACGACCCCAAGAGCGGCGTGAACTTCCTCGCCGCCGACATGAAGAAGAGCCCCGCCGGGCTCTACCAGCACGACGAAGAAGGCGTGCAGGGCATCGCCATCGACCCCGGCTTCGCCAAGAACCACTGGGTCTACCTCTACTACTCGCCCCGCCTCGACACCCCGATGGACGACCCCGCCACCCCGGGCGTCAACGAAGGCGACGCACCGCAGTTCGGCACACCCGCGGACTTCGCGAAGTACAAGGGGGTCACACGGCTCTCGCGCCTGCAACTCGTCGGCAACAAGCTCGACTTCGCCACGGAGCAGAAGATCATCGACGTGCCGGCCGACCGGGGCATCTGCTGCCACGTCGGCGGCAAGATCGACTTCGACCACAAGGGCAACCTCTTCCTGTCGACCGGTGACGACTCCAACCCGTTCTCCTCCGACGGCTACGCCCCCCTCGACGACCGCCCCGACCGCAACCCGGCCTACGACGCGCGGCGCACCGCGGGCAACACGGCCGACCTGCGCGGCAAGGTCCTGCGCATCAAGACCAAGCCCCACGGCGGCTACGCGATACCGGACGGCAACCTGTTCGCCCCGGGAACTCCCAAGACACGTCCCGAGATCTACGCCATGGGGCTGCGCAACCCGTTCCGCTTCGGCGTGGACGAGAAGACCGGCGAGGTCTACGTCGGCGACTACTCTCCCGACGCCAACCAGGCCAACCCCCAACGCGGTCCCGCCGGGCAGGGACGCTGGATGGTCATCGACCGTCCCGCCAACTACGGCTGGCCGTTCTGCGTGACCCAGGACATGCCCTACCAGGACTACGACTTCGCCACCCAGACCTCGACCGGCGCGTTCGACTGCGCGAAGCCGGTCAACGACTCGCGCCACAACACCGGCCGCAGCGTGCTGCCACCGGTCACGGACGCCGAGATCGTCTACGGCTACGGGGCCTCCGAGGCGTTCCCCGAGCTCGGCACGGGTGGCATCGGCCCCATGGGCGGCCCGGCCTACCGCTACGACAAGCGCAACACGGCCGAGAACCGGTGGCCCCGGTACTTCGACGGCAAGCCGCTCTTCTACGAGTGGACCCGCGACCAGATGAAGGCCATCACCCTCGGAAAGAAGAACGAGGTCCTGAAGATCGAGGACGCGATCCCCTCGATCACGACCGACGGTCCGATCGACGCCGAGTTCGGCCCGGACGGCGCGCTCTACGTCCTCGAGTACGGCACCGGATACTTCGCCGAACTGCCCGAGGCCCAGCTCTCCCGCATCGACTTCACCCGGGGGAACCGCACCCCCGAGCCCAAGGTCGCCGCGGACGTGGTCAACGGCACCAGCCCGCTGACGGTCCGGTTCTCCAGCACCGGCACCAAGGACGCCGACGGTGACGCCCTGCGCTACGCCTGGGACTTCGATGCCGACGGCACCGTCGACTCCAGGGAGGCGAACCCGACGCACACCTTCGACAAGAACGGCGTCAACGACGCCACGCTGAAGGTCACCGACAGCACGGGCCGCTCGGCCTCCGCCTCGGTCCCGGTCGTGGTCGGCAACAAGGCGCCGGTCGTCTCGCTCACCACCGACCCGGCTCCGCACGGCAGCACGCCGTTCCACTGGGGCGACCGGGTCACCTGGCAGGTCACCGTCACCGACGACCAGCCGGTGGACTGCTCCAAGGTCACCGTCTCGTTCATCCTCGGCCACGACTCGCACGGCCACCCGCTCTCGTCGAGCAACGGCTGCTCCGGATCGTTCGAGACCTTCGTGGACGGCGGTCACTCCGGCTCGGACAACCTCAAGGCGGTCTTCAACGCCACCTACACGGACTCGCCCCCGGCCGGCCTGCCGGCCCTGTCGGGCAGTGCCGAGGTCGCGCTGACACCGGCCGACTGA